Proteins encoded together in one Lathyrus oleraceus cultivar Zhongwan6 chromosome 5, CAAS_Psat_ZW6_1.0, whole genome shotgun sequence window:
- the LOC127079272 gene encoding uncharacterized protein LOC127079272, with amino-acid sequence MDTSTRKNTYTFRFKIPDISSLKVFCSKVVALKDNKFRANFRNIIDLLTEKVAYGAITTMAQYYDIPLRCYTFPDLQISPILEYLERLLNRSIKEYNPLLKLEEGYCLTELSLTLGINANKLVANWGIKGSIKGLTQKFLESHAWEMIKEGRPNFCSATLALLIHGIILFPNMDKFMDHLAVEVFLTKNMVSFLLVDFYHTFHTRHEKKRGTFLYCAPLLHLRMRPRMPQSGPFAQSNLTWPHKFASLSANSILWYKIEWDMKDVITRCGKFPNIPLIGTQCSINYNPAILKR; translated from the coding sequence ATGGATACTTCAACAAGGAAAAACACCTATACCTTCCGCTTCAAGATTCCTGACATCAGTTCATTAAAGGTCTTTTGCTCAAAGGTCGTAGCTCTCAAAGACAACAAGTTTAGAGCCAATTTTAGGAACATCATAGATCTTCTAACCGAGAAGGTTGCTTATGGTGCTATCACTACAATGGCCCAATACTATGACATCCCTTTAAGATGCTACACTTTCCCCGACTTACAAATCTCTCCAATCTTGGAATACCTAGAGAGACTCCTCAATCGATCAATCAAAGAATACAACCCATTACTGAAGTTGGAAGAAGGTTACTGCTTGACGGAGCTCTCGCTCACCTTGGGTATCAACGCCAACAAGCTAGTGGCCAATTGGGGCATTAAAGGATCTATCAAAGGTTTAACCCAAAAGTTCCTCGAATCCCATGCTTGGGAAATGATTAAAGAAGGAAGACCTAACTTCTGTAGTGCAACTTTGGCACTTTTGATTCATGGAATTATCCTCTTCCCAAATATGGATAAGTTCATGGATCACTTGGCAGTTGAAGTCTTTCTAACAAAGAATATGGTGTCTTTTCTACTTGTCGACTTCTACCATACCTTTCATACAAGGCATGAAAAGAAAAGAGGTACTTTCCTCTATTGTGCTCCTTTGTTACATCTACGGATGAGGCCCCGCATGCCTCAAAGTGGACCTTTTGCTCAAAGCAATTTGACATGGCCTCATAAGTTTGCATCCCTCTCCGCCAACTCAATTTTATGGTACAAGATAGAATGGGATATGAAAGACGTCATTACAAGATGTGGAAAGTTCCCTAACATACCCTTAATAGGAACACAATGTTCcatcaactataaccctgctATACTCAAAAGATAA